From the genome of Rudaeicoccus suwonensis:
GCGATTCCTGGTCCGGCCGGTCCGCCGGCGCAACGAGGTGGCCACCCTCATCATCGGCATCGGTCTGTTCACGGCTCTCAACGGTGCCGACGGCTGGATCTGGGGACCGGCGAACAAGACCTTCCCCGAATTGCTGCCCAGCGGAGCCGGTGACTACTTCTCGGTCGGCGGCGCACGGTTGCACTACGACTCGATCGGGATCTTCCTGAGCCTGCTGCTCGTGGTCGGCATCCTGATGCTGCTCTTCCAGAGGACACCGCTCGGCCTGCAGATGCGAGCGGTGGCAACCAATCCGGAATCGGCGGCGCTCAGCGGCGTCAAGGTCGGCCGGGTGCTCAGCGTCAGCTGGGGCATCTCCGCCGCCATCGGAGCCTTCGCCGGGGTGCTGCTCATCCCGGTGCTGCCGCCGAATCAACTGTCACTGAGCAGCTTTTTCAACATCCTGATCATGGCGTCCGCCGCGGCGCTGTTCGGCGGACTGGACAGCGTCACCGGAGCAGTCGTCGGCGGGCTCGCGCTCGGCGTCGGTGAGTCGATGCTCAGCGGCTACGTGACCTTCCTCGGCGGATCGCTCCAGTTGACCATCGCCCTGCTGATCATCGTGCTGGTCCTGGTCTTCAAACCGACCGGCATCTTCGGCGCACAACGAATCGAGCGGGTATGACTGCCAGCCCCTCCGTCACTGGTGACCCCGCCGACCAGAGCGCTGTCGCAGTGCCCGAGAACTCACACGACGCCGCCCCGGCGACCACCCGGCGCCACCCCCGCGTCGTCGAACGTGGCTCTCGTCAGCACCTGTTGATGCTGCTGGCCGGGTGCGTGATCGCCGCTGTCGTGGTGCTCGCCGGTTCCGGCGTGGGCCAGTTCCAGATGGCGCAGCTGACACAGGTGATGATCTTCGCGATCGCCATCACCGGGCTCAACATCGCCACCGGCTACACCGGCCTGATCTCGGTGGGTCACTCGGCATTCTTCGGACTGGGCGCGTACACCACCGGCATACTCATCGTCTCCGCCCACTGGTCACCCGTGGCGACCATCCCGGCTGCATTCGTCGTCTGCTTCGCCGCCGGCCTGCTCGTCGGCCTGCCGGCACTGCGCATCCGCGGCCTGTATCTCGCGATCGCCACTCTGGCTTTCGGGGTGTCCTTCCCGGAGGTCATCGACCGGTTCGACGGACTCACCGGTGGCGCCTTCGGACTCACGATCCGGATGAATCAGCTCCGGCCGCCGGCCTGGACGGGGCTGAACATCAACGAGCAGTCGCAGTGGCTGTACTGGCTGAGCTTCGTGGTGCTCGTCGTCGTGCTGCTGATTTCGAGCAACATCATCCGCAGCCGGTACGGCCTGGCACTCATGGCGACGAGGGACAACGAGCTCGCCGCTGCCTCCTCGGGCGTCAACATCGCAGTGGTCAAGACGGTGTCCTTCGGAGTGTCCGGAGCGTTGACCGGCATGGGCGGAAGCCTTTTCGCGATGTACCTCGGCAGCCTCGTGGCCGACGACTCGTTCACTCTGCTGCTCGCGATCTCGTTGCTGACCGGGCTGGTGATCGGCGGCCAAGGCACCCGCTTCGGGCCCATCCTCGGCGGGCTCGCCGTCGTCTACATCCCTTACTACACATCGTCATTCGGGCAGGGCGAGGTCTCCGCGGTCATCTTCGGAGTTCTGCTCATCCTGCTCATCTTCATCGCCCCCGAAGGCATCTCCGGATTCATCTTCCGCGAGACACGTCGGTGGCTGCGGGTCATCCCGCGCAGGCCTGAGCCGTTCGTCGGTTCCCAACAACCCGCAGATGCACCAACACAGAAAGGCTCCGTGGCATGACATCGAGAACAACCAGGGCCCGACGGATGGCTGTTGCCGTGGTCAGCAGCGTGGCCGTCGTCACGATGGCCGCCTGCTCCTCCTCATCGAGTAGCGGGTCGTCGGCAGGCTCCGACAACTCATCGGGTTCCGGATCCGCCTCAGGATTCAACGTGAACACCGGTGACTGCAACAACCCGAACGTGAACAAGGTCGTCACCGGCTCGTGGACCGTCGGGTACAGCCTGCCGTTGTCGGGACCGGTCGCCGGAGTCGTGGAATACAGCATGGAAGGCTGGAAAGCCCGCATCAAAGCCTTCAACGACGCCGGCGGAATCGACGGTGTCAAGATCAACGTCAAGTACCTCGACGACCAATTCACGCCGAGTATGGCGAAGACCAATGTCACGCAGTTCATCGAAAGTGACCACGTCGACTCGCTCATCACCTTCGGCACCGGCAGCGTCGGCGCGATGGCGGATCTGCAGAACGCCGACTGCGTGCCGCTGTTGTACCCGAGTTCGTCCGTCGAGCAGTACCGCGACATCTCCAACTACCCGTGGACGGTGCAGTTCCTGCCGTCCGGCACGGCGGAGGCGCGGTACGACGTGAAGTACATCCTGTCGCGCTTTCCAAGCGGTGCGACCGTGGGTATCGCCCAGGACCAGACGCAGTCCGGACTGGGTGAGTACAAGGCCTTCGTGAACGCGGCCAAGGGCACCAAGCTGGACATCTCGGTCGTCGCCGACGAGACCGACCCGAATGCCGCGGCGACCAAGCTCGCCGCCGGCAAGGTGGAGGTCGTCTACAACGCCGGCATCACCAACGAGTGCGGCCCGCTGGTGACCGCACTGCAACGGGTGGGATTCACCCCCAAGCTGGTACTCAACCCGAGCAACTGCGCCGACAGCACCGGCTATGTGCAGGCCGGCGAGGCGGCCAACGGCAACGTGGTGCCCAGCTACCTGAAGAACCCCGCCGACCCGGCACTGGCCAACGACCCCGGGGTGAAGGAGTACCTCTCGCAGGTCACCACCGCGAACAAAGACAACTCGATCGCGGTCGCCGGGTGGGTGCAGGCGGACCTGCTGATCCACACCCTGCAACTCGCCGCCAAGATGCCCGGCGGTCTCACCCAGGCCAACGCGATCAGGGCCGCCCGCAACATGACCTACGCCAGCCCGATGCTGCCCAACGGCATCAGCTGGATCAGCAAGCCGAACGAACTCATCGGCATGAGCGGATTCCAGACGCTGGTGTGGAACGCCGCGACCAAGACCTTCACGACCCAGGGCGGGATCATCGATCTGAGCGCCAGCTGACCCGGCAGCAACCCGACAGGTCCGGGCGTGAGTCTCACCAACGAGGCTCACGCCCGTGACACGCTCACGGCAACAGAAATGAGAGGTCTGCACCATGGCCGCGCGGAAGATGCACCCCCAGTCGCGAATCGACGAGTACCGCCGCAAGGGCTGGTGGACGGGCGAGACCGTCCAGCAACTGTTCATCGACCGCGTCGCCGAACGCGGCGACGCGGTCGCCACCGTCGATCCGCTCAACAAGGCCGATCTGGTCGACCTGCCCGCTCGCCGGCTCAGTTGGTACGACGTGGCGCGCGAGGTCGAAGCCCTCGCGGCGGTGCTGCGTGCGCACGACATCGGCGAGGGCGATGTGATCGTGCTGCAACTGCCCAACATCGTCGAACTCGTCGTCGCCTATCTCGCGGCCTGGCGGGTGCGCGCCATTGTCTCCCCACTACCGGTGCAATATCGCCGGCACGAGATCGTCGAACTCGGTTCGCTCAGCAAGCCGAAGGCCTTCCTCACCGCCGACCGCATCGGGACCCGCTCGGTAGCCGCTGACGTCGTCACGGCACGCGACGACCTGCCGTCGCTGCAGACGGTGCTCTACTACGGGCCGACCACCGTCGCAGGCGCTCACCGGATCGAGACCGGTCTGGGCCGTGTCGGCGACGACGACCTGGCCGCCGTCGAGGCGTATGCCGCGGCACATCCGGTCGACCCCAACGACTGCATCACGATCTGCTGGACCTCGGGCACCGAGAGCCGGCCCAAGGGCGTTCCGCGAGCCCACTACGAGTGGCTGATCATGAGCTGGGACACGGTGTACTCACCGGACCTGACCAGCGAATCACGCCTGCTCAACCCGTTCCCTATGGTCAACATGGCCGGGATCAACGGGATGTTCCTGCCGTGGCTACGGGTCGGTTGTGTGCTGGTGCAACACCACCCGTTCGACCTGGGTGTCTTCCTGCAGCAGGTCGAGCAGGAACGGATCACCTACACGGTGGCACCGCCGGCCCTGCTCGCCACGTTGCTGCAGCGACAGGAGATCCTGCAGGGGACCGACATCTCCACGCTGCGCCAGATCGGGTCGGGTTCGGCGCCACTGCAGGAGTGGATGGTGCGTGGCTGGCACGAGCGCTACGGCATCGCCGTCATCAACTTCTTCGGTTCCAACGAGGGCATCTCGCTGATGACCGACGTGAAGCTGATGACCGACCCGGGTCAGCGTGCGCGATTCTTCCCTAGGTATGGCGGTGACCGCGTCTGGTCGTTCCCGGCGGCGGCGTCCACCACGGTCAAACTGGTCGATGTCGCGACCGGCGTGGAGATCGACGAGCCCGGCATACCTGGTGAACTGCGGTTGAAAGGCCCGAGCCTGTTCGCGGGCTACCTGGACGGCGCGCACGTGTCCGACCCGTTCGACGAGGACGGATTCCTCAAGACCGGTGACATGTTCGCCATCGACGGTCCGCAGAACCAGTTCCTGCGGTATGTCGATCGCTCCAAGGACATGATCATCCGGGGTGGGATGAACATCGCACCGGCGGAACTCGAGACGTTGATCGGCGCCCACCCCTTGGTGACGGAGGTGGCCGTCGTGGGATACCCCGACGATCTGCTGGGCGAGCGCGCGTGCGCCGTGGTCGCCCTGACGCCGGGGGCCGAGCTGACGCTGCCGGAACTCGTCGAACACCTGCGCAGCTATGACATCGCCAGCTACAAGCTGCCGGAGCGACTCATCGTGCTGGACAACCTGCCCCGCAATCCGGTGGGCAAGGTCCTCAAGCGTCAGCTGCGCGACGACGTGCAGCGGCAGACCGCATGATCGTCGACGACACCGTCGGCGCGATGCTGGCCGCATCACTACGACGCGGCGGCGACCGGCCCGCGCTGCGAATGGCCGACGCCATACGTACGCACCGCGAACTCCTCGACCACGCCAACAGATTCGCCAATGCGCTGCGCGGATCGGGCCTGCGGCCGGGCGACCCGGTGGCGCTGATGCT
Proteins encoded in this window:
- a CDS encoding branched-chain amino acid ABC transporter permease, producing MSTFLTYLISGVTAGSIYAMMALALVVVFRSSSTINFAQGEFALFCSFVAWWLTTKGWSMIAAVFVAMAVGFVMGVLTERFLVRPVRRRNEVATLIIGIGLFTALNGADGWIWGPANKTFPELLPSGAGDYFSVGGARLHYDSIGIFLSLLLVVGILMLLFQRTPLGLQMRAVATNPESAALSGVKVGRVLSVSWGISAAIGAFAGVLLIPVLPPNQLSLSSFFNILIMASAAALFGGLDSVTGAVVGGLALGVGESMLSGYVTFLGGSLQLTIALLIIVLVLVFKPTGIFGAQRIERV
- a CDS encoding ABC transporter substrate-binding protein; protein product: MTSRTTRARRMAVAVVSSVAVVTMAACSSSSSSGSSAGSDNSSGSGSASGFNVNTGDCNNPNVNKVVTGSWTVGYSLPLSGPVAGVVEYSMEGWKARIKAFNDAGGIDGVKINVKYLDDQFTPSMAKTNVTQFIESDHVDSLITFGTGSVGAMADLQNADCVPLLYPSSSVEQYRDISNYPWTVQFLPSGTAEARYDVKYILSRFPSGATVGIAQDQTQSGLGEYKAFVNAAKGTKLDISVVADETDPNAAATKLAAGKVEVVYNAGITNECGPLVTALQRVGFTPKLVLNPSNCADSTGYVQAGEAANGNVVPSYLKNPADPALANDPGVKEYLSQVTTANKDNSIAVAGWVQADLLIHTLQLAAKMPGGLTQANAIRAARNMTYASPMLPNGISWISKPNELIGMSGFQTLVWNAATKTFTTQGGIIDLSAS
- a CDS encoding class I adenylate-forming enzyme family protein — translated: MAARKMHPQSRIDEYRRKGWWTGETVQQLFIDRVAERGDAVATVDPLNKADLVDLPARRLSWYDVAREVEALAAVLRAHDIGEGDVIVLQLPNIVELVVAYLAAWRVRAIVSPLPVQYRRHEIVELGSLSKPKAFLTADRIGTRSVAADVVTARDDLPSLQTVLYYGPTTVAGAHRIETGLGRVGDDDLAAVEAYAAAHPVDPNDCITICWTSGTESRPKGVPRAHYEWLIMSWDTVYSPDLTSESRLLNPFPMVNMAGINGMFLPWLRVGCVLVQHHPFDLGVFLQQVEQERITYTVAPPALLATLLQRQEILQGTDISTLRQIGSGSAPLQEWMVRGWHERYGIAVINFFGSNEGISLMTDVKLMTDPGQRARFFPRYGGDRVWSFPAAASTTVKLVDVATGVEIDEPGIPGELRLKGPSLFAGYLDGAHVSDPFDEDGFLKTGDMFAIDGPQNQFLRYVDRSKDMIIRGGMNIAPAELETLIGAHPLVTEVAVVGYPDDLLGERACAVVALTPGAELTLPELVEHLRSYDIASYKLPERLIVLDNLPRNPVGKVLKRQLRDDVQRQTA
- a CDS encoding branched-chain amino acid ABC transporter permease; amino-acid sequence: MTASPSVTGDPADQSAVAVPENSHDAAPATTRRHPRVVERGSRQHLLMLLAGCVIAAVVVLAGSGVGQFQMAQLTQVMIFAIAITGLNIATGYTGLISVGHSAFFGLGAYTTGILIVSAHWSPVATIPAAFVVCFAAGLLVGLPALRIRGLYLAIATLAFGVSFPEVIDRFDGLTGGAFGLTIRMNQLRPPAWTGLNINEQSQWLYWLSFVVLVVVLLISSNIIRSRYGLALMATRDNELAAASSGVNIAVVKTVSFGVSGALTGMGGSLFAMYLGSLVADDSFTLLLAISLLTGLVIGGQGTRFGPILGGLAVVYIPYYTSSFGQGEVSAVIFGVLLILLIFIAPEGISGFIFRETRRWLRVIPRRPEPFVGSQQPADAPTQKGSVA